In Cyprinus carpio isolate SPL01 chromosome A1, ASM1834038v1, whole genome shotgun sequence, the following proteins share a genomic window:
- the ndufb7 gene encoding NADH dehydrogenase [ubiquinone] 1 beta subcomplex subunit 7: protein MGSHLVRSYITERDATPDPRQPSAYDPQLGFPERKERVMVATREQMNLAMLPVEQRDYCAHYLLKLLKCKRDNFPNFLACKHERHDWDYCEHQDYVMRMKEYERERRLNLRKKRMEENAA from the exons ATGGGGTCACACCTCGTGCGGAGTTACATCACGGAAAGAGACGCGACGCCGGACCCGAGGCAGCCGTCTGCTTATGACCCGCAGCTGGGCTTCCCTGAGCGGAAGGAGAGAG TAATGGTGGCGACGCGTGAGCAGATGAACCTGGCCATGCTGCCGGTGGAGCAGCGCGATTACTGCGCACACTACCTGCTCAAACTCCTCAAGTGCAAGAGAGACAATTTCCCCAACTTCCTAGCCTGCAAACACGAGAGACACGACTGGGACTACTGTGAACATCAGGA CTATGTGATGAGGATGAAagagtatgagagagagagaagactgaACTTGAGGAAAAAGAGAATGGAGGAAAATGCAGCATAA